The genomic region ggctgtccccgggaatgatccctttcagctgcccctctcccgcctccaccgcgtggctgcaaaccagcggtgacagttctgtaaaggaacgggaaagcagtcccaacactaacattcccctacctaattaaaagcaggtcaccatggccgacatcaccctgatgaggatctccgagagcgacaaagagagaatgctccgggaaagcctccaaagaccagggccgtatgccgccctgctgtgcagagcaatgatccccgagtacctgataatctcgtggcgcggcaacgtgtcgtacttcggaggacccaataaggccgctctccccaagaacctcatgcaacggctttcaagttacctccaggagagcttcatcgagatgtcccaggaggattactgctctatccccgcacatatagaccgcattttactgtagctgcagtagcagggaatacacagtagagcggcttgtgcaggacaatcactgaaaaccggacattgctagatttcttttcaaaacttgcactgccccttactaaaccgttaagcgcctagggcacactaatcatgaacaacccattcttttaattgttaatattcctgttttgttaaaaataaatgtttagatgtttacaacacttactggctgatccttcaccagattctgtgtccggggtaatggctggggacgcttcgtaggggatctctgtaagggtgatgaagagatcctggctgtcggggaaatcagcgttgtgagagctgccaactgcctcgccctcctcatctccttcctcatcttccccgtcccctaacatgtctgaggaaccggccgtggacagtatcccatcctcagagtccacggtcactggtggggtagtggtggcggcagcaccgaggatggaatgcagtgcctcgtagaaacgggatgtctggggatgggatccggagcgtccgtttgcctctttggtcttctggtagccttgtctcagctccttgattttcacgcggcactgcgttgcatcccggctgtatcctctctctgccatgtctttagagatcttctcgtagatctttgcattccttcttttggatcgcagctcggaaagcacggactcatcgccccacacagcgatgagatccaagacttcacgatcagtccatgctggggctctctttctattcccagactgcatggccatcactgctggagagctctgcatcgttgccagtgctgctgtgctcgccacgatgtccagacaggaaatgagattcaaactggccagacaggaaaaggaattcaaattcaaattttcccggggcttttcctgtgtggctggtcagagcatccgagctcgcactgctgtccagagcgtcaacagagtggtgcactgtgggatagctcccggagctattagcgtcgatttccatccacacctagcctaattcgacatggccatgtcgaatttagcgctactcccctcgtcggggaggagtacagaagtcgaattaaagagacctctatgtcgaactaaatagcatcgcagtgtggacgggtgcagggttaattcgatttaacggcgctaacttcgacataaacgcctagtgtagaccaggccttattgtGATCTCCGATGCCAAATAATTTCCTTCAAAAAAGGCTGTGTGGGGATTCAAGGCACTTTAAGGAGAACTAACAAACATTAATCCAATTTAACATCCTGGTGTAGACAAGTTCTCAGTGAGGGGCCTTTAATTCTGGAACTCCCTTCTCAGCTGGTCTGATGCAACTAGGGTGACCcgataacaagtgtgaaaaattgggatgggggtggggggtaataggcacctatttaagaaaaagcctgaaatatcgggactgtcccgataaaatcaggacatctggtcaccctagatacaacCAGAGTTTATTGGCCTTTATGTAACAGTGCAGGGTTTTACCTTTTTCACTAGGGACTTGCCTAGAGAGTTGGAATGAACGGATATGGGGAATTGTTTACTTATAGGAGGTAGTCCTTTCCTTCCTAAAAGAAGTTATGTTTACTGTATATGTATTTCTATCTATTACAAAAAATAACACGTGTGGTTTGAGCTATGCAAGGGCTCCTTTAATAAatctaaaaacataaaataataaatttcaataAAAATTCTTATTTGCAATCATTTTGCCAAGTGTAACTACTAATATCTCACAAAAACAACCCTCCATGGATTTTATTatccatcatttttaaaaaaatacaaagaataaCATTTAGCAGTAAGCATCTGAATCTGCGTGACAAGACGAGAATTTCTTAACAAAAAGGTTTGCACATCTGAGGAGGAATTTTAAACATTCATTTTTTTGTGTaagtactatatatatatttttttggtaTTTGATAACTTCAGCTGTTTCCAAAAAGCCAGAAAGATGACAAAAAATGCGAGAGCTCCCTATAGTATGTGATTGGTTAACCTTAAGCCACTTCAGCTGTAAAAACGGTGTGTGCAACTTTGAGAAAACATTTTGGATGTGACAGCAAAATTACTTTGTGATGTTTATACATTTTTCATAATGTTGTTCCCAGTAGAACTGATTCCTATATTTCTTACAGCAACAGTATGAAGAAGCAGGCTTTTAAAAGGATGAAGTTTTGCTGATGCTGCTTTTGCAGCGGCTTGTTAGCTCAGAGAATATACTGGAGTTAAATGAAACAAAGTAATAATGTTGAGGCATTAGGGGGGATTGAGAAGAGGAGTTGCATCTTCTTGTGTGTGGCTAGGgtgcgtgtgcgtgtgcgtgtgcgtgtgtgtgtgtgagctgagGCAGATAGAAATGGAGTAAGACAGCCAGAGCAGAGGACTTAGACAATGTGTCACAGAGCTCGATAAATCTATACAATTTCTTTTTACCCTGCAAGGTCATAGATGACGCTGACACCAGTCTCCTAGCAACCCAC from Chrysemys picta bellii isolate R12L10 chromosome 6, ASM1138683v2, whole genome shotgun sequence harbors:
- the LOC135972233 gene encoding uncharacterized protein LOC135972233 — encoded protein: MQSSPAVMAMQSGNRKRAPAWTDREVLDLIAVWGDESVLSELRSKRRNAKIYEKISKDMAERGYSRDATQCRVKIKELRQGYQKTKEANGRSGSHPQTSRFYEALHSILGAAATTTPPVTVDSEDGILSTAGSSDMLGDGEDEEGDEEGEAVGSSHNADFPDSQDLFITLTEIPYEASPAITPDTESGEGSATPSATVSQPSLESHSQRLARIRRRKKRTREDMFSELMASSQAQAAQQTQWRENLTRMHQANMDREERWRQEDQQATQTLLGLLREQTDTLRRLVDVLQERRQEDRAPLQSISNRPPPPPSPIPTSPKVQRRRGGRVPANSHSTPAESSSSRRLSFPKI